The Vigna unguiculata cultivar IT97K-499-35 chromosome 6, ASM411807v1, whole genome shotgun sequence genome contains a region encoding:
- the LOC114187298 gene encoding cytochrome b561 domain-containing protein At2g30890-like isoform X1 produces MGVQQKLIFFFFHASLVFIIFPLVGATPENHQITNNPSRTKDNSHIKMSPRLQFEITLHGFLLWASMGFLMPVGILAIRLSNKEENPRRHRIVFYVHSILQQMIAVLLATVGAIMSIKNFNNLFNNSHQRLGVALYGIIWLQVLLGLFRPQRGSKRSVWFFAHWILGTAVTFLGVLNVYLGLEAYHQKTSKGIKIWNILFTVQISMVVFFYLFQEKWVYIQNQGVVLGNEMMTSICQEIGTDEKDEKVLKGDTC; encoded by the exons ATGGGAGTTCAGCAAAagctcatttttttcttctttcatgcTTCTCTTGTATTCATCATCTTTCCCCTTGTTGGTGCAACCCCAGAGAACCATCAAATTACAAACAACCCTTCAAGAACCAAAGATAATAGTCACATTAAG ATGAGTCCAAGACTTCAGTTTGAGATTACATTACATGGCTTTCTCCTGTGGGCTTCAATGGGGTTCTTGATGCCTGTTGGTATACTTGCAATTAGACTCTCAAACAAAGAGGAGAATCCAAGAAGGCATAGAATTGTGTTCTATGTTCATTCAATTTTGCAG CAGATGATTGCTGTGCTGCTTGCCACAGTTGGAGCAATCATGTccataaaaaatttcaacaacCTCTTCAACAATAGTCATCAAAGATTAGGAGTTGCACTGTATGGTATTATCTGGCTCCAAGTTTTACTTGGCCTTTTTCGACCACAAAG GGGATCCAAAAGAAGTGTTTGGTTCTTTGCACACTGGATTCTTGGAACTGCAGTCACATTCCTGGGTGTCCTGAATGTATATCTTGGATTAGAAGCCTACCACCAAAAAACATCAAAAGGCATAAAAATTTGGAACATACTTTTCACTGTTCAGATATCTATGGTTGTGTTTTTCTACCTTTTTCAAGAAAAATGGGTCTATATACAAAACCAAGGAGTGGTTTTGGGCAATGAAATGATGACttctatttgtcaagaaattggaACTGATGAAAAGGATGAGAAGGTATTGAAGGGTGACACTTGTTGA
- the LOC114187298 gene encoding cytochrome b561 domain-containing protein At4g18260-like isoform X2 — protein sequence MGVQQKLIFFFFHASLVFIIFPLVGATPENHQITNNPSRTKDNSHIKMSPRLQFEITLHGFLLWASMGFLMPVGILAIRLSNKEENPRRHRIVFYVHSILQMIAVLLATVGAIMSIKNFNNLFNNSHQRLGVALYGIIWLQVLLGLFRPQRGSKRSVWFFAHWILGTAVTFLGVLNVYLGLEAYHQKTSKGIKIWNILFTVQISMVVFFYLFQEKWVYIQNQGVVLGNEMMTSICQEIGTDEKDEKVLKGDTC from the exons ATGGGAGTTCAGCAAAagctcatttttttcttctttcatgcTTCTCTTGTATTCATCATCTTTCCCCTTGTTGGTGCAACCCCAGAGAACCATCAAATTACAAACAACCCTTCAAGAACCAAAGATAATAGTCACATTAAG ATGAGTCCAAGACTTCAGTTTGAGATTACATTACATGGCTTTCTCCTGTGGGCTTCAATGGGGTTCTTGATGCCTGTTGGTATACTTGCAATTAGACTCTCAAACAAAGAGGAGAATCCAAGAAGGCATAGAATTGTGTTCTATGTTCATTCAATTTTGCAG ATGATTGCTGTGCTGCTTGCCACAGTTGGAGCAATCATGTccataaaaaatttcaacaacCTCTTCAACAATAGTCATCAAAGATTAGGAGTTGCACTGTATGGTATTATCTGGCTCCAAGTTTTACTTGGCCTTTTTCGACCACAAAG GGGATCCAAAAGAAGTGTTTGGTTCTTTGCACACTGGATTCTTGGAACTGCAGTCACATTCCTGGGTGTCCTGAATGTATATCTTGGATTAGAAGCCTACCACCAAAAAACATCAAAAGGCATAAAAATTTGGAACATACTTTTCACTGTTCAGATATCTATGGTTGTGTTTTTCTACCTTTTTCAAGAAAAATGGGTCTATATACAAAACCAAGGAGTGGTTTTGGGCAATGAAATGATGACttctatttgtcaagaaattggaACTGATGAAAAGGATGAGAAGGTATTGAAGGGTGACACTTGTTGA